CAGGGCGTACGTCACACCGGCCGCCGCTCCGCCCAGACCGAGCTGCCGCAGCCCGCTGAACCACCAGCTGCGCGCGGTCACCTTGGCGACGAGGGCACCGCAGGCGAACAGTCCCGCGAGGGCCAGCAGCAGCGCGGGCCACAGTGCGGTGGCGCCGAGCAGATACGGCAGCACCGGCAGCAGGGCGCCGAGCGCGAAGGAACCGAACGAGGCCAGCGCGGCCACCAGCGGGGAGGGCAGCTCGCCCGGGTCGACGCCCAGCTCCTCGCGGGCATGGATCTCCAGCGCCTGCTCGGGGTCCCTGGACAACTGCTTGGCGACCTGCCGGGCCAGTGCGGGATCCACCCCGCGCCCCTCGTACAGGGCGGCCAGCTCGGCCTCCTCGTCCTTGGGGTGCTTGGTCAGCTCCCGCCGCTCCACGGCCAGCTCGGCCTCGACCAGCTCACGCTGGGAGGCCACCGAGGTGTACTCGCCCGCCGCCATCGAGAAGGCACCGGCGGCCAGCCCGGCGAGTCCGGTGACCACGATCGTGGACGGCGCCGCGTTGCCGCCCGCCACACCGGTGAGCAGGGCCAGGTTGGAGACCAGGCCGTCCATCGCGCCGAAGACCGCGGGGCGCAGCCAGCCCCCGTTGACATCGCGGTGGGTGTGGTTGTCGCGGTGCGCCTCGTGCAGTGCCGCTTCGGTCTCGATGAGCGCCATGACGCCGGTTTCCCCTTCCTTTGGGCAGGGTTCGGCCACGGCTTTCCGTGGGTCTCCCGCCCCCTCCCACAACCTCGAAAGTACGCACGAAAATCCCGGCCCGCCAGCAAGGAAGGCCGTACTTACCTGCGAAAACGCGGTTCGGAGGCATGATCGCGAGTACGCCGGGAACGCGTCCGAACGGTTCGCCGAGTGCCGTACGCGCGGCGACGGGGAGTCGGCGTGGCCGGGCCGGAAGTCGGCGTGGCTGGGTCCGCCGCGGCGCCCCGGAGGGCAGGCTTCGGACGAGGCCCGTCCCGACCCCGAAGGAAGGCATGACCGTATGACCGCCGTCGTCGTGCTCGGCAGCATCAACATGGACCTGATCACCTACGTGGCCCGCGCGCCGCGCCGCGGGGAGACCGTCACCGGGCGCGCGTTCCACACACTGCCCGGCGGCAAGGGCGCGAACCAAGCGGTGGCCGCCGCCCGTGCCGGGGCCACTGAGGTGTCCCTGATCGGCGCGGTCGGCACGGACACCTTCGGGGCCGGGCTGCTCGCCAACCTCGAACACTGCGGGGTGGACATCGACCTGGTGCGCACCGTGGAGGGCGCCAGCGGTACGGCGCACATCGTGGTGGACGACCGGGGCGGCAACGCCATCGTCGTCATCCCCGGCACCAACGGCACCGTCGACCACCTCACCCCCGGCGACGAGACCCTGATCGCCACCGCCGACACCCTGCTGCTCCAGCTGGAGATCCCGCTCGACGGCGTCCTCGCCGGGGCGAAGGCGGCCCACCGCCACGACGTCCGTACGGTGCTCACCCCCTCCCCCGCGCCCGACGAACTGCCCGACGAACTGCTCGCCGTGACGGATCTGCTCGTACTCAACGAGCACGAGGCCGCGACACTGACCCGCCAGGGGAACCCGCGCACCGCGCTCGGCGCCCTGCTGGGCAAGGTGCCCGAGGTGGTGCTGACCCTCGGCGCGGAGGGCTGCCTCTACGCGAGCCGGGAGCACGAGCCGCTGCACGTCCCGGCGCCCGTGGTCGAGGCCGTGGACTCCACCGGCGCGGGCGACACCTTCGTCGGCGCGCTCGCGGTGGCGCTCGGCGAGGGCCGCACCATGCCGCAGGCCCTGAGCTGGGCGGCGTGCGCGGCAGCCCTGACCGTGACCAAGCCGGGCGCCATCGCCGCAATGCCGTTCCGCACCGAGATCGAGAGCGCCGGGGAGCAGGGCGGGAGCTGAGACCGCCGACGCCGGAGCGGCCGCCGCGAGGCCGGACACCACGGGACCACTTGCGGCGGCACCACACGCCACAGGGGCGGGAGCCGGGCGTACAGCCCGGGCTCCCGCCCCTGCGTCGATTCGTCCGAAGTCCGAGGTCCGGAGCTCGAAGCCCCAGCGCCCGGAGTCCGAACTCAGCTCTTGCCCGAGGACCCGGCCTTGTCGCCGTTCCGGTCCTTGCCCCCGGCGTCCTTGCCTCCGGCGTCCTTGTCCGCGCCGTGGCCCGCTCCTGCGTCCGTGCCGGACTCCCCGGACTCGTCGGAGCCGCCGCCGTGCGCACCGTCCCCGAGTACCGGACCCTCGCCCGGCTCGACGACCTCTTCGCGTCCGGGCCGCAGCCGGGACGAGATGACGATGTACGCGACCGCGGCGGCGAAGACCAGGATCGCGGTCCAGACGTTCAGGCGTACGCCGAGGATGTGGTGCGCCTCGTCGACCCGCATGTACTCGATCCAGCCGCGGCCCGCGCAGTACGCGGCGACGTACAGCGCGAAGGCGCGGCCGTGGCCGAGGCGGAAGCGGCGGTCGGCCCAGATGACGAGCAGCGCGACGCCGATGCACCACAGCGACTCGTACAGGAAGGTCGGGTGGTACGTGCCGGGGACCCGGCCGCCGTCGTCGCTGGTGATCTTCAGCGCCCAGGGCAGGTCGGTGGACTTGCCGTACAGCTCCTGGTTGAACCAGTTGCCCCAGCGGCCCGCGGCCTGGGCGAGGGCGATGCCCGGGGCGACGGCGTCCGCGTAGGCGGGCAGCGGGATGCCGCGGCGGCGGGCGCCGATCCAGGCGCCGACCGCGCCGAGCGAGATGGCGCCCCAGATGCCGAGGCCACCTTCCCAGATCTTGAAGGCGTCGACCCAGTCACGGCCCTCGCTGAAGTACAGCTGGTAGTCCGTGATCACGTGGTAGAGACGGCCGCCGACCAGGCCGAAGGGCACCGCCCACACCGCGATGTCCGCGACCGTTCCGGCGCGGCCGCCGCGGGCGATCCACCGCCGGTTTCCGAGCCAGACGGCAAGGAAGACACCGAGGATGATGCAGAGGGCGTAGCCACGCAGCGGGATCGGGCCGAGATTCAGCACGCCGTGCGAGGGGCTGGGAATGAAGGCAATGTCCATGGCAGGGTCGACGCTACCTTGCCGGGCCTCCCGCACGCCCGCCCGCCCGGCAACGGCTCCGTAACGGGCACCGCCGCGCACGGAGCGCACACGGCCGGTGCCACGGGGGCCTACTCGGTCTCGGTCGTCGTCGGTCGGCCCAAAACGCTCAGTCCTTGTCCGCCTGCTCGACCATCTTCTTCAGCTTGTCGGGGGTCAGCGGGTTGCTCTGGTCGCCGTAGATGTTCTTGCCGTTCAGGAGCACCGTCGGAGTGCCCTGCAGGCCGCTCTTCTCGAAGGCCTGCTGCGACTTGGCGACCCAGCTGTTGTGCCGCCCTTCCTCGACGCACTTGCGGAAGGCCGGAGTGTCCAGGCCCTCGACCTTGCCCGCGAGTTCGGTCAGCCGGGCGTCGCTGCCGTAGGCGTCGTCGGTCTCGGGAGGCTGGTTCTCGAAGAGGAGGTCGTGGTACGGGGCGAACTTCCCGGCGTCCTGTGCGCAGACCGCGGCGTTGGCCGCGCGCCGGGAGCCGCTGCCGCCCATGTTGTTGTCGATCAGCGTGACCAGGTGGTACTCGACCTTGAGCTTGCCGCTGTCGGTCAGCTCGTGGACCGTCTTGCGGAAGGTGTCCTCGAACTGCTTGCAGGCGGGGCAGCGGAAGTCCTCCCAGACCGTCAGCGTCGACCTCGCCTCGGGCTTGCCCAGCGGAACGGCCAGATTGTCCTTGCCCGAGGCCCCCTTGGGCGCCACCACCGGGCCCGAACTCTCGTCTCCGTCCCCGCCGGTGTTGGCCGCGATCACACCGATGACCGCGGCCAGGGCGAGCACGCAGATGACGGCACCGCCGACGATCGTGGTCCGCCGCCGCTTGTCATGTGCCTTCTGCCGCTCGCGTTCCGCGGCCAGCCGCTCACGTGCGGCGCGCTTGTGTTCAGGATTGTTCTCGCTCACACCCCGCAAACGAACCGGGGAGGCGACGGCGCGCCTCCCCGGTCACTGATCCACCCGGACGAGTTACCCGGCCTGTCCGGACTTCGCGCCCTTGCGTACGCCCTCGGCCAGTTCAGCCGCGAGGGCGCGGACCGCTGCGAACCCCGCGGCCCGATCGGGCGCGTCGAGCATCCGCTTGACGAACGCGGATCCGACGATGACCCCGTCCGCGAAACCGGCGACCTCGGCGGCCTGCGTCGCGTTGGAGACGCCGAGGCCGACACAGACCGGCAGGTCGGTGGTCCGGCGGGTGCGCGCCACCAGGTCCTGGGCCTGTGCGCCGACCGACTCGCGGGTGCCGGTGACGCCCATCAGGGAGGCCGCGTACACAAAGCCGGAACCGGCGGCCGTGATGGTGGCGAGCCGGGCGTCCTTGCTGCTGGGCGCGACGACGAAGACGGTCGCCAGACCGTGCTTGTCGGCGTGCTCGCGCCAGGTCGCCGACTCCTGCACCGGCAGGTCGGGCAGGATGCACCCGGCGCCGCCCGCCTCGGCGAGCTCGGCGGCGAAGCGCTCGACGCCGTAGCGGTCCACCGGGTTCCAGTACGTCATCACCAGCACCGGCTTGCCGGTGGCCGCGTGCGCCTCGCGGACCGTGCGCAGGACGTCGGCGATACGGACGCCGCCGCGCAGCGCGATGTCGTCGGCGGTCTGGATGACCGGTCCGTCGAGCACCGGGTCGCTGTGCGGCAGGCCGACCTCGACCACGTCGGCGCCGCCGTCGAAGGCCGCCTTGACGGCCTCGATGCCGCCGTCCACGTCGGGGAAGCCCGCCGGGAGGTAGGCGATCAGGGCGGACCGCGACTCGGCCTTGGCCCGGTTCAGCGTCTCGTTCAACAGCCGGATGTTGCCGCTCACTTGGCGTCCCCCTGGATCTCTGCCTGGATGTCGGCGGCGCCGCCGCCCGCGTCCGCCTCGACCACGCCGTCGGCGGGGCGGTCGTACAGCCCGAAGTAGCGGGCCGCGGTGTCCATGTCCTTGTCGCCGCGCCCGGAGAGGTTCACGACGAGCAGCGCGTCCTTGCCCAGTTCCCGGCCGACCTCCAGCGCACCGGCCAGCGCGTGCGCGCTCTCGATGGCCGGGATGATGCCCTCGGTGCGCGAGAGCAGCCGCAGTGCCTGCATGGCCGCGTCGTCGGTGACGGCACGGTACTCGCCGCGCCCGCTGTCCTTGAGGTACGCGTGCTCCGGTCCGATGCCCGGGTAGTCCAGGCCCGCCGAGATCGAGTACGGCTCGGTGATCTGGCCCTCGTCGTCCTGGAGGACGTACGAGCGCGAGCCGTGCAGGATGCCGGGCTCGCCCATGGTGAGGGTGGCCGCGTGCTCTCCGCTGTCGATGCCGTGTCCGGCCGGTTCGCAGCCGATGAGGCGTACCGAGGCGTCCGGGATGAAGGCGTGGAACAGGCCGATGGCGTTGGAGCCGCCGCCGACGCAGGCGATCGCGGCGTCCGGCAGGCGGCCCGCGCGCTCCAGGAGCTGGCGGCGGGCCTCGACCCCGATCACCCGGTGGAAGTCGCGGACCATGGCCGGGAAGGGGTGGGGACCGGCGACCGTGCCGAAGAGGTAGTGGGTGTGGTCGACGTTGGCGACCCAGTCGCGGAAGGCCTCGTTGATGGCGTCCTTGAGGGTGCGGCTGCCCGACTTCACGGCGATGACCTCGGCGCCGAGCATGCGCATCCTGGCCACGTTGAGGGCCTGGCGCTGGGTGTCGATCTCGCCCATGTAGATGGTGCAGTCGAGGCCGAACAGGGCACAGGCGGTGGCGGTGGCGACGCCGTGCTGGCCCGCGCCGGTCTCCGCGATCACCCGGGTCTTGCCCATCCGCCGGGTGAGCAGGGCCTGGCCGAGCACGTTGTTGATCTTGTGCGAGCCGGTGTGGTTGAGGTCCTCGCGCTTGAGGAACACCCGGGCGCCGCCCGCGTGTTCGGCGAACCGCGGCACCTCGGTGAGCGCGCTGGGGCGCCCGGTGTAGTTGACCAGGAGGTCGTCGAGTTCGGCCGCGAAGGCGGGGTCGGCCTTGGCCTTGTCGTACTCGACGGCGACCTCGTCCACGGCGGCGACCAGCGCCTCGGGGATGAAGGTGCCGCCGAAGGCGCCGAAGTAGCCCGCGGCGTCGGGCACTTGGCCCTCGGGATCGGGAAGGAAGAACTCGCTGGGCATGGGCATGCTCCTGACGGGGCGTGAGAGGCCCCCGACGGTTCGGTCGGTGATCACCGTATGCGCGCGCGTACGCCGTCGCGGGAAGGCCGTCGCACGGAAAGCCGCGTGGGCGAGTGGACGAGCGCAAGAGCCGTCCTGCGGAAGCCGTACGGGTGGGCCCTCGCGCGAAAGCCACGGAAAGCCACGTGAACCGCGTGCGACCGGCGCACACCGCGCGCCGTACGCGGGCGCGCGAGGCGCGTCGCATAGGCGCGGTGAGGCGCGGTGCGGTGGACCGGCTGTCGGTCCCGGGTGAGGTGCGGTGGCGTGGTTACGGGCGCGCGGGGCGCCCGTGCCATCGCATCCCGTTGACCTGGCCAGGCTCGTCGCCGATCACATAGCGGACCCGGCGGCCGTGCACACGGCGGGCCGGGGCCCGGCAGCCGCGGGGGCGGCAGCCACGGGCGAGGCGGGCGTAGGGGTCACGGGCGCGGTCACCGCCGGGCGGGCACGGGCAGGCGTCGGCGCCGCAGAGGCTGCTGCCCCCGCGGAGGTCGACGGCGCCGCGTGCCCGTGTCACCGTCGGGTCAGCTCCTGCCGTGCCGGAGCGCGGGGTGGGCGCCGGCGGCCACCAGATCGGCGACGGCGGACTTCGGGTCACGGCCGGTCACCAGGGACTCGCCGACCAGGACGGCGTCGGCACCGGCGTTGGCGTAGGCGATCAGGTCGTGCGGGCCGCGTACACCGGACTCGGCGATCTTGACGATGTGGTCGGGGATCTCCGGGGCGACCCGCTCGAAGGTCGACCTGTCGACTTCGAGGGTCTTGAGGTTGCGGGCGTTGACGCCGATCACCCGGGCCCCGGCGTCGACCGCGCGCTCGGCCTCGTCCTCGTCGTGGACCTCGACGATCGGGGTGAGCCCGATCGACTCGGCACGCTCGATGAGCGAGACCAAGGCCTCCTGGTCGAGGGCGGCGACGATCAGCAGCGCGAGGTCGGCACCGTAGGCGCGGGCCTCCCAGAGCTGGTACGAGGTGACAATGAAGTCCTTGCGCAGGACCGGGATCTCCACCCGGGCGCGGACCGCCTCCAGGTCGTCGAGCGAACCGCCGAAGCGGCGCTGCTCGGTGAGTACGGAGATGACGGCGGCGCCGCCCGCCTCGTAGTCCGCGGCGAGGGCGGCCGGATCGGCGATCGCGGCCAGCGCTCCCTTGGACGGGCTGGAACGCTTCACCTCGCAGATGACGCGGACGCTGTCGCCGCGCAGCGCGGCGGCGCCGTCCTTGGCCTGCGGGGCGTTCGCCGCACGCTCCTTGAGCTCATCGAGGCCGACTGCGGCCTGCCGCTCGGCGAGGTCGGCGCGGACTCCTTCGATGATCTCATCGAGCACACTCACGCGAGCGGTCCCCTTTGCTTGGAGCGGTCGGATGCGGACCCCGGTGCGGATTTCCCGTACGGCGTTCGCTGGTCACCTGCGATGGTATCCGCAGCGGACGGCTGCCTCTGCATCCGGCCGGGCACGGTCCCATTACCTGGACATTCTCCCCTTCTCAAGGATGCAGCCAGCCTCCGAACGGCAAGTTCCGGACAACCGTGAAGACGAGGGCGAGGCCGCCGAGGACCCACATCTGGGCCGGGCGCAGCACCAGGAGCGCGGACGAGCCCCGCCCGCGCGCCAGGCGCACCGTCCACAGCACCCAGAGCACCGCGAAGGCGCCGAAGCCGAACACGGCGAAGGCGTTGTCGGTCAGCGCGGCACCGAGGTCCCCGTGGGCGAAGGCGTGGGCGCTGCGCAGGCCACCGCAGCCGGGGCAGTAGATCCCGGTGAACCGCAGCAGCGGGCAGACCGGGTAGTGGCCCGGTTCGTTCGGGTCGACGGTGGCGACATAGCCGAAGGCCGCGACCACGGCGCCCAGGGTGCCCACCGGCACCAGCAGCCGCCGGACCAGTGCGCCCGCTCCCGGGGCGGCGGCGGTCTCGGTCTCTGCGTTCACCCGCGCATCGTTCACCCGAGCATTGTGTCGCGGCCCGGCCTCGGGCGCGCGGGCCGGGTGCCGTACGGCTGGCAGGGCTTCCCCGGCGACGCGTTCCGCCCGGGTCGACGGACGAGAGCGACCCGTGGCGCGGGTGGCCACGGGTCGCTCTCGACGCCGTCGGTCGTTGTCGTGCCACCGCCGGGGCGGCGGCACGGTGCCGTCCGCGCGGGGGCGGACGGCGGTGGATCAGACGGTCTCGCTCTGCGGCTCGGTGGCGCGGACGGTGCGGGGCGCGGCGGCGGTGCGCGGCTTCGAGCCCAGGCCCATGAGGTGCATGACACCGCCGACGATCGGGGCGAGCAGGATGATCGCCGCTCCGGCCCAGAAGCCCACCGGGTTGGCCATCACCATGAACGCGCCCGCCACGGTGAAACCGATGAAGGCGATGATGACACCGGTCCAGGCGGCCGGGGTGTGTCCGTGACCGTGGCTGCTCGCCGACATGACGTGCTCCCTCATTGCTCGAAATGCTCGATAGTGCTCGTGGTCAGTGTGCTGAGCGCTCGAGGTGCGCCGTTGGCCGCACACTCGTCGCCCATTGTCCCGCACGCCACCCCGTGCCCGGGCCCGGGGTGGTGCGATTCACGTCGCCCTCGCGGGCGCCTCGACCGCAGCCGGTACGAGGGCCTCGTACTGACGCCGGATGCGGGTCAGCCGCGGGTCGGGTCCTCGCCGCGGTCGAGTGCCTTCCACAGTTCGCCGGGGTGCTCCGCGTCGGCGTCCGCGCCGCGGCGCGGACGCGGGGCGCCCGCTCGCTCGTAGCGTCCCGACATGGCGGGCCAGTCGCCGCCGCAGCGCAGCGCGATCAGTCCGGCGATCAGCAGGAGCAGGCCGCCCGCCGCGGCCACGTAGGGCCAGGGCGTATGGCTGAGCGACTCGACCGTGGCGGCGGTGTCGCCGGTGGCCCGGGCCGCCTTCTCGTCCAGGGCGCCGCTGTCCGAGGCGCCGAGCACGGAGGCCACGACGATCCCGGCGCCGGTCAGGGCGAGCAGCCCGGAGACGACACGGCGGCCGGTGCGGCGCACGGCGAACACGGCGACCAGAGCGGCGAGTCCGACGATGGCGAGCGCGGCCGGCACACCGGTGACGTCGCCGCCCTTGGCGGTGAGCGGGAAGTCGCCGCCCGCCACCGCGGCGGTGCCCTCCGCCCAGCGCTGGCGCGAGGCGAGCAGCGTCACGGCGGCGCCGCCGGCGCCCGCGAGCAGGGCCAGGCCCAGGCTGCGTCGGCCGGAGCGGACCGGTGTCGCGGCTTCGGTTCGGGGGTGAGGTACAGCAGTCACCCCCCCACTATCGCCTGAACCCACCCGGATCCGTCACCCGGGGCGGCTCCCGGGACGCAGATCACGGCCACGGTTCGGTCACACTCCGGCCGGAAACCGCGTGTGACCGGTCACCGGCCGGGCGCTGAACGGACAGCGTGCGTACGTGGTCGGGCATCCCGCACGCCGTGAGGCGGGGCTCGGCCCCGCCCCGCGCCCTCAGCCCCCGAGCCGCCCCGCCGTGTGGACCGCGCGCAGGACCGCCGCCGCCTTGTTGCGGCACTCGGTGTCCTCGGCGGCCGGGTCGGAGTCGGCGACCACCCCGGCGCCCGCCTGTACGTACGCCTTGCCGTCGCGGAGCAGGGCGGTACGGATCGCGATGGCGGTGTCGGAGTCGCCCGCGAAGTCGAGGTAGCCGACGCAACCGCCGTACAGGCCGCGGCGGCTGGGTTCGAGTTCGTCGATGATCTGCATCGCCCGGGGCTTGGGGGCACCGGAGAGGGTGCCGGCCGGGAAGCAGGCGGTCAGTACGTCGAAGGCGGTGCGGTCCTCGGCCACCTTGCCGGTGACCGTCGAGACGATGTGCATGACGTGCGAGTACTTCTCGATCGACATGAAGTCGACCACCTCGACGCTGCCGGGTTCGCAGACCCGGCCGAGGTCGTTGCGGCCGAGGTCGACCAGCATCAGGTGCTCGGCGCGCTCCTTGGGGTCGGCGAGCAGTTCCTCGGCGAGCTGCTGGTCCTCCTGCGGGGTCGCGCCGCGCGGCCGGGTGCCCGCGATGGGGTGCACCATCGCCTGCCCGTCCGCGACCTTGACCAGCGCCTCGGGCGAGGAGCCCACGACGTCGAAGCCGTCGAAGCGGATCAGGTACATGTACGGCGAGGGGTTGGTGGCCCGCAGCACCCGGTACACGTCGAGCGCGCTCGCCTCGCACGGGGCCTCGAAGCGCTGCGAGGGCACCACCTGGAAGGCCTCGCCCGCGCGGATCCGCTCCTTGATGTCCGCCACCGCGTCCTGGAAGTCCTCGCCGCCCCACAGGGCGCGGAACGGCGGGAGTTCGGCGGGCGGCATCGCGGCGGGCGGCTGGGCGAGGGGACGGGCCAGGTCCGCCTGCATCGCGTCGAGCCGGGCCACCGCGTCGGCGTAGGCCTCGTCGACCCCGGTGTCCAGGTCGTTGTGGTTGATGGCGTTGGCGATGAGCAGGACCGTGCCGTCCCGGTGATCCAGTACGGCGAGGTCGCTGGTGAGCAGCATCGTCAGCTCGGGCAGCTTGAGGTCGTCCTGCTCGCCGGGGCCGATCCGCTCCAGGCGCCGCACGATGTCGTAGCCGAGATAGCCGACCATGCCGCCGGTGAACGGCGGTGTCCCGGCGGCAAGATCGCGCGGGGTGTGCAGTGCCTCGATCGTGGCACGCAGCGCGGCGAGCGGGTCGCCCGTCAGGGGGACGCCCACCGGCGGGCTGCCCTCCCAGTGCACCTGCCCCTCGCGCTCGGTGAGCGTGGCCGAGGAGCGCACCCCGACGAAGGAGTAGCGGGACCAGGAGTTTCCGTTCTCGGCGGACTCCAGGAGGAAGGTGCCCGGCCGTTCGGCGGCGAGCTTGCGGTACAGGGCGAGCGGGGTGTCCCCGTCGGCGAGCAGTCTGCGGCCGACCGGGATGACCCGGCGGTCGGCCGCCAGCTTGCGGAAGGTCTCGAGGTCCATGGCCACCGACCCTACTGAGCCAGCGGCAACGAGCCGGCGTCGAAGCAGGTGCGGTCGCCGGTGTGGCAGGCGGCGCCCACCTGGTCGACCTTCACCAGGACGGTGTCCGCGTCGCAGTCCAGGGCCACCGACTTCACGTGCTGGACGTGGCCCGAGGTGTCGCCCTTGACCCAGTACTCCTGTCGGCTGCGCGACCAGTACGTGGCGCGGCCCGTGGTGAGGGTGCGATGCAGCGCCTCGTCGTCCATCCAGCCGAGCATGAGCACCTCGCCGGTGTCGTACTGCTGGGCGACGGCGGGAACGAGCCCGTCGGCGCCGCGCTTGAGGCGCGCGGCGACCTGGGGATCGAGCTGGCTGGGCTGCCTGGGCGTGGTCATGGGGTTCATTGTGCGGGATCACTCCCGGTGGGCGGCGCCGGTCCGGCATCCGGACAGCGGTCGTCCGGATTCCGTTTCGCCGCACGTCGGGGGCTGCGAACGCTTGCCATGGGGCGCCGGTGCGGCCCTAGAGTGTACGCATGTCCACTCATGCGAAGCGTGAACGACTCCTTCTCGCCGAACTCCTGGAAGCGGCGGGACCGGGGGCGCCGACCCTGTGCGAGGGCTGGCTGACCCGTGACCTCGCGGCACATGTGGTGGTGCGCGAGCGCAGGCCCGACGCCGCGGGCGGCATCCTGATCAAGCCGCTGGCCGCCCGCCTGGAGCGGGTGGAGGCCGAGTTCGCCGCCAAGCCCTACGAGGAACTGATCGACCTGATCCGCAGCGGCCCGCCGAAGTTCTCGCCGTTCGCCCTCAAGCAGGTCGACGAGGCGGCGAACGTCATCGAGTTCTACGTCCACGCCGAGGACGTGCGCCGCGCACAGCCCGAGTGGACCGAGCGCACTCTCGACCCGGTCTTCGCCGACGCCCTGTGGTCCCGCCTGGAGCGCGGCGCCCGGCTGCTCGGCCGCAACGCCCCGACCGGCATAGTGCTCCGGCGCCCCGACGGCCGCACCGTGGTCGCCAGCCGCGGCACCCCCGTGGTCACCGTGACCGGCGAGCCCTCGGAACTGGTCCTGTACACCTACGGGCGCCAGTCGGTCGCCAAGGTCGAACTCGACGGTGAGCCGGAGGCGATCGAGAAGCTCAACGGCGCGAAGGAACTGGGGCTTTAGACGCTCGGGTCCCAGCACGCTGGGGCTTTACGACCCCTGCGCCCGGGAACCACGGGCCGACCGCTTGGTGCCGCCGCCCTCCGCGTCGAGGTGCGGCAGCACCCGGTCGAGCCACCGGGGGATCCACCACGCGGAGCGGCCGAGCAGGGTCATCACAGCCGGAACGAGTAGGAGCCGTACGACGGTCGCGTCGATGAGCACGCTGACGGCCAGGCCCAGGCCGAGCATCTTCACCACGATGTTGTCGCTGACGATGAACGCCGCGAAGACGCTCACCATGATCAGCGCGGCGCAGGTGATCACCCGTGCCGTGATCTCCAGGGCGTGCGCCACGCTGTCCCTGGCCTCGCCGGTGCGTACGTACGCCTCGTGGACGCGGGAGAGCAGGAAGATCTCGTAGTCCATGCTCAGGCCGAAGACGATGGCGAACATCATCATCGGCACATAGCTCTCGATCGGCACCTTGCCCGCGACCCCGAGGGCCGGACCGCCCCAGCCCCACTGGAAGACGGCGACGACCACCCCGTACGAGGCGCCGATGGACAGGATGTTGAGGACGGCGGCCTTCAGGGCGACGAGCAGTCCGCGGAAGACGGTCAGGATGATCAGGAAGGCCAGCGCCACCACCACCAGCACGATCAGCGGCAGCCGGTCGGCGACCACGTCGCGGAAGTCGACCTGGGCGGCCGTGGTACCGGTGACATAGCCCTTGGCCGGGGTGCCCTCGACCGCCTTCGGCAGGGTCTGGTCCACCAGCCGGTTGGTCAGGTTCGTGGTGGTCTCGCTCTGCGGCGACTGGGTCGAGTACGCGGTGGCGAGCAGGACGTCGTCGTCCTTGGTCGGCGTCAGCTTGGTGATCGTGGCCGCCCCGGGCACGTCGGTGAGCGCCTTCTGCGCCTGCGAGGCGAGCGAGGAGCGGTCCTTGGAGGACACCTTGGTCTGGTCGATGACGATCGTCAGCGGGCCGTTGGAGCCCGGGCCGAAGGCATCCGACATCAGGTCGTACGCGCGCCGGTCGGTGAACGACTTCGGGTCGGCGCCGTCGCCGATGTGGCCGAGCTGGATGGAGAACAGCGGCACCGCGAGCACCCCGACCACGGCCAGGCCCGCGGCCAGGAACCACCAGGGGCGGCGTTCGACGCGGCGTGCGTAGCGGTGCCAAGTGCCTTGTGCGGTAACGGAGTCGGGGGCGGCGCCGGATGCGGTGGTGCCCGGCTCGGCGGTGCCCGGTTCGGTCTCGGCGATCGGGCGGCGTACCCGGAAGCGGTCGATGTGGCGGCCGAGAAGTCCGAGGAGGGCGGGCACCAGGGTGAGGGCTCCGACCACCGCGGTGATCACGGTGATCGCGGCGGCCACGCCGAGTTTCGCGATGAAGCCGACACCGGAGACGGCGAGCCCGGTCAGCGCGACGACGACGGTGCAGCCGGAGACCAGGACCGCCCGGCCGCTGGTGGCCACCGCCT
This is a stretch of genomic DNA from Streptomyces sp. NA04227. It encodes these proteins:
- the lgt gene encoding prolipoprotein diacylglyceryl transferase → MDIAFIPSPSHGVLNLGPIPLRGYALCIILGVFLAVWLGNRRWIARGGRAGTVADIAVWAVPFGLVGGRLYHVITDYQLYFSEGRDWVDAFKIWEGGLGIWGAISLGAVGAWIGARRRGIPLPAYADAVAPGIALAQAAGRWGNWFNQELYGKSTDLPWALKITSDDGGRVPGTYHPTFLYESLWCIGVALLVIWADRRFRLGHGRAFALYVAAYCAGRGWIEYMRVDEAHHILGVRLNVWTAILVFAAAVAYIVISSRLRPGREEVVEPGEGPVLGDGAHGGGSDESGESGTDAGAGHGADKDAGGKDAGGKDRNGDKAGSSGKS
- the trpB gene encoding tryptophan synthase subunit beta; this translates as MPSEFFLPDPEGQVPDAAGYFGAFGGTFIPEALVAAVDEVAVEYDKAKADPAFAAELDDLLVNYTGRPSALTEVPRFAEHAGGARVFLKREDLNHTGSHKINNVLGQALLTRRMGKTRVIAETGAGQHGVATATACALFGLDCTIYMGEIDTQRQALNVARMRMLGAEVIAVKSGSRTLKDAINEAFRDWVANVDHTHYLFGTVAGPHPFPAMVRDFHRVIGVEARRQLLERAGRLPDAAIACVGGGSNAIGLFHAFIPDASVRLIGCEPAGHGIDSGEHAATLTMGEPGILHGSRSYVLQDDEGQITEPYSISAGLDYPGIGPEHAYLKDSGRGEYRAVTDDAAMQALRLLSRTEGIIPAIESAHALAGALEVGRELGKDALLVVNLSGRGDKDMDTAARYFGLYDRPADGVVEADAGGGAADIQAEIQGDAK
- the trpM gene encoding tryptophan biosynthesis modulator TrpM → MTRARGAVDLRGGSSLCGADACPCPPGGDRARDPYARLARGCRPRGCRAPARRVHGRRVRYVIGDEPGQVNGMRWHGRPARP
- a CDS encoding VIT1/CCC1 transporter family protein — its product is MALIETEAALHEAHRDNHTHRDVNGGWLRPAVFGAMDGLVSNLALLTGVAGGNAAPSTIVVTGLAGLAAGAFSMAAGEYTSVASQRELVEAELAVERRELTKHPKDEEAELAALYEGRGVDPALARQVAKQLSRDPEQALEIHAREELGVDPGELPSPLVAALASFGSFALGALLPVLPYLLGATALWPALLLALAGLFACGALVAKVTARSWWFSGLRQLGLGGAAAGVTYALGHLIGAAVG
- a CDS encoding thioredoxin domain-containing protein translates to MSENNPEHKRAARERLAAERERQKAHDKRRRTTIVGGAVICVLALAAVIGVIAANTGGDGDESSGPVVAPKGASGKDNLAVPLGKPEARSTLTVWEDFRCPACKQFEDTFRKTVHELTDSGKLKVEYHLVTLIDNNMGGSGSRRAANAAVCAQDAGKFAPYHDLLFENQPPETDDAYGSDARLTELAGKVEGLDTPAFRKCVEEGRHNSWVAKSQQAFEKSGLQGTPTVLLNGKNIYGDQSNPLTPDKLKKMVEQADKD
- a CDS encoding ribokinase; the encoded protein is MTAVVVLGSINMDLITYVARAPRRGETVTGRAFHTLPGGKGANQAVAAARAGATEVSLIGAVGTDTFGAGLLANLEHCGVDIDLVRTVEGASGTAHIVVDDRGGNAIVVIPGTNGTVDHLTPGDETLIATADTLLLQLEIPLDGVLAGAKAAHRHDVRTVLTPSPAPDELPDELLAVTDLLVLNEHEAATLTRQGNPRTALGALLGKVPEVVLTLGAEGCLYASREHEPLHVPAPVVEAVDSTGAGDTFVGALAVALGEGRTMPQALSWAACAAALTVTKPGAIAAMPFRTEIESAGEQGGS
- the trpA gene encoding tryptophan synthase subunit alpha, with the translated sequence MSGNIRLLNETLNRAKAESRSALIAYLPAGFPDVDGGIEAVKAAFDGGADVVEVGLPHSDPVLDGPVIQTADDIALRGGVRIADVLRTVREAHAATGKPVLVMTYWNPVDRYGVERFAAELAEAGGAGCILPDLPVQESATWREHADKHGLATVFVVAPSSKDARLATITAAGSGFVYAASLMGVTGTRESVGAQAQDLVARTRRTTDLPVCVGLGVSNATQAAEVAGFADGVIVGSAFVKRMLDAPDRAAGFAAVRALAAELAEGVRKGAKSGQAG